The Thermomicrobiales bacterium nucleotide sequence TTCAAGGTCGCCAACTCAACCGTCGAAGGTCGGCGCAATCTGCCTGTTCACGACCGTCGAGGATCTTGGTCGCGAACTATCAGACCCGCGAGGTCGCCGGATCGATCATGGATCAGGTGATGGCGAGCGGGATGCTCAACAGCGGCTCCCCAACCCACTACGGCTTCGGCCTCTTCCTCAGCTCCTACCGCGGCCAGCGCACGATCCGGGGCAGCGGTAGCGTTCAATACCGGGCGCAGGTAACCTGGTTCCCGGACGCCGACTCAAGCGTCAATCATCTCACAATCTCAGCTCGATGAAGCCCGGCAAGCTGGCGCTGCGAATCGCCGACGTCGTCATCCCCGACGCGCTGGGCGCCGACGACCTGGCCGATGCGCCAACGGTGGACGTTGCGTCCGAGGATCTGGAGCCGCTGGCCGGCATCTACCATATGACACCGGCGCGCCAGATCCGCGAGGTCTTCTATCGCGATGGCAAGCTCGTCATGCCTTCCGGCTTCGGCGACGATCTCGACCTGACGCCTATCGGCCAGCGACGCTTTCGCGCCGACGACCCGCCATTCGGTGCGCTTCGTCGGACCGGACGATGCGCTGGAGCTGCACGAGATCGACCGCAACGGTGACACCCGCGTCTACGCCCGGCTGGAATCACACGAGCCGACGCTTGAGGAGCTTGCTGCTCTCGTTGGCAGCTACGACTGCCCCGAGATCGGCGCGACGTACCGCGTGTCGCTGAAGGACGGCGGTTTGGCGGTCGGCGAGCGCAAGAACGGACCGCGCACGCTGCGCCCACTCGCGCCGGACTTCTTCGCCGTTGATGGCTACGGGAACAACTCTGGCCGTAACGCGCGATGGCTACGGCCAGGTCGCCGGTCTGCAGCTCTTCAACGAGCGCATTCGCTATCGCTTCGACCGGCGCTAGGAGCTATGCCTGGAGGCAGCGGCTGGCGGTCCGGCCCATCAGCGGGATGATCGTCGCCGCCGCGCCGATGTGCAGGTAAATCAGCGCCAGCTTCGACGACGTATCAACCGCGCTACTGATCGGTCCGAGCAACGAGACGGGAAAAGCGTCACCGCGATGACCGGCCGCTGCTCGACCGACCTCCACTCCAGTAGCTCCGGCATCTTTAGGCGAGCAAGCCGACGATGGCGGTGACACGACGATTGTTGAGACGATGCCGATGATCGTCGCCACTCACGGTTGCGACTGGATAGCCGCCGTTCACAACACGAGCAATCATCAGGATGACGAAGTTCACGATGATGGCGACGGCGATAGCCATCGAGCGTTGCTGGCGCACCGGCAGTTGCTGGATCGATTGCATAGTGGGTCCTTCCAGTTGGCATATGTGGGAATGCTCTAGCGCGAGCCGTCGCTGACGGTCTCAAAGGTAGGGCGGTACTGCCGCGCGCCGGGCGCATCATGCACGATCGGCCACAGCCCGGCCAGCATGTAGTAGCCGTTGGTCACCACCTGCATGACGAGGACGGTGACGAGCATCAGTCCGGTCTGAAGCGCCGGCACACTATGCACCGGTAGCGTGTAGGCCATAACCACCCGCAACGCCGCGTCGATCAGCAGCGCCACCGTCCACATCACGGTCGAAACGCGCCAGATGTGGCGGAAGCGTGGCTCCTGCTCCCAGAGCTGCTCCCACGGCAGGTTCGGGTGGCCGGAGCGCCCTTCCATCAACGGTCGAGTCAGTCGGTAAGTCAGTGGACGTTCCTGCCAGAGACTCCTGAAGAACCAGAAGGCCGCTATCGACGTCAGCACGCTCTCCTTGGCGAGCAGGAAGCGGTCGCTGCCGGTGATTAGCGCGAGGCCGAACCCGACGAGCGCCATCGCCAGCATTTGCGGCGCGAAGCTCTGACGCCCACCGCCACGCAGATGCGAGATGAGCGCCGTCATCGCAGACAGCCCCGCCGACACGAGCAGCGCCGCGTACAGGCTTGATCCACGCCAGAGCATGACGTAGAGCAGGGCGGTCGGCACGACGATGTCGAACGCGATCCAGAGCAGCCCGAGGTGGCGACGTATTGGCCCACGTCTCTCTCGCTCGGTATTCGGCTGTTCGGTGGTGGGCGGCGATGTCATCAGGATGTCCACCTCATTACTCATATCCGTTGTGCTTGTGTTGCCAGTGTGAAGAGCATGACCAGCTCACGCGCATACTGGTCGAGGTCCAGATGCTCATCGACCGATTGCGCCAGCGGTATGCCATCGAGCGAGCGTTGAATCGTTGTCGCCATGACGTGGACGTTGAATGCGCGAAAGACACCCTCGCGCTGCCCCCATTCCAGAATGGCGCTGATGCCCTCAGTGGCTGCAATCTCGGAACCGGCGTCATAGCTCACGCCGCCGTGCATGACGACGCCGACCATGGCCCGCAGCGCGTTCGGATCGCGGCGCATGAAGTCGATGAGTCCCTCGATGTACGCGACCAGCGCTGCCTGTGGGCCGCTGACATCGGACATCGCGATTGTCATGTGCGCCTCAAGACGCGCGTAGACCTCGGTGACAACCGCCCAGTCCAGATCCTTCTTGCTGGTGAAGTGATAAGAGATCAGGCCGGTGCTGCTCAAGCCCGCTCGCTTCGCGATCTGGGCGAACGACGCGCGCGGATAGCCCAGCTCAACGATCGTCTCAATCGCTGCGGCGACGATCTGCGCTCGCCGCGCTTGCTCGGTCAGGCTCGGTTGTGTTCGTGATCGCTGTCGACGTGGTGTTGCTCGCATAAGCAAATACTAGCACACATGAGCAACCAGTCAATCTCGCAGGTCGCGACCTGCGCCGGAGTTGCGAGATTGGACACGCAGAAACTCCCTGTGTCGATTCGTGTCTATACTGCTCGACTACCTATGAGAATGAACCTCCGTATCCGGCTGAACAGGAGCAGCGCATGGCAGGATGGGCGACCGGTGTAACGGCGATAACGTTGTTCGTTGAGGACATCGAAGCGACGAAGCGGTTCTACCAGGAGATATTCGAGCAGCCGTTGATGTTCGAGGACAGTGTTTCCGCCGCGTTCAAATTCGGCGACCTGATCGTCAATCTGCTGGCCAATTCTGAAGCGGAGGGACTCATCGGCCCGGCACTGGTTGCAACCGCTGCCGGTGGCTCACGCATTCAGCTCACCATCACGGTTGAGGATGTCGATGCTGTGTGCGCCGACCTCGTGCGTCGCGGCGTCGCATTGATCAACGGCCCGATGGATCGACCGTGGGGCATCCGCACCGCCTGCTTCCGCGATCCGGCCGGGCATGTCTGGGAGGTCGCTTCCTAGACCATCCCCTCTCGAAGGGCGTCGTCGCTGATCGAGCGATCTGCGGCACATCATGAGAATGTCGTCAGAACAGCGCGTTCCCGCGTCGGCATGGGTAGCAATCCGCCCGCAACCACGCGGAAACCGGCGCAGCATTGTCGTGCGCCGGTACCCATTTCACGTCCGGGTGCTGTCTTCCTTACGTATATAGAGATATGAGGATGGAGCGAAATCCGTCTCCATGCCCTGCGTGCGACCGCAGAGCGGTTATGTGGAGTTAATGGAAGGCGCTACGGCGGGGGATTACGTGCCTGTTGGTGCCTGGTGTTCGTCCGGGACGAGCGCATGTTCCAACTGAAGAAAAGCCTGAAGGCACCGCTTTTCGCGTGCATCTTCGTTATAATCCTTCCGCTTATTGAAGCGAAATGTCCGTGCCTCTCCGTCAGTCGACAGCAACGTTGAAACCGGGTTGCGTCTGCGACGCATGCAGCGCGATAGACCAGGCGGACGCACGTCACAACGATCGTCTGGAGGAGGAGTCGAAGGGAGTTGAGACAACCGCAGTCCTGTTTCATCTGAACAGTTGATATGTACCGAAGGGTTCATTGATGGATTCCAAGGATCGATTGCTTGACGAGCTCGTTAGTGAGCTCGGCGTCAAGCGCCTGAAGCGGCGCGATGTTCTGAAGCGCGGCCTCGCGCTGGGCCTGAGCGCGCCGGTCATTGCCGGTCTGCTGGCCGCCTGCGGCGGCGATGACGACGAGACTGATACGCCAGCCGCGACCGCTGATACTGGTGGCAGTGCGACTGAACCGGCCGGTGAGACGCCGGAAGCCGAAGCCACCGAAGGCGAGACTGAGGGCGATTCAACACCCGAGGCCGAAGCGACCGAAGCCGAAACCGGCAGCGGTGGTGGCCGTGGACAGGGCGACCTGCTGCGCCTGCTCGTCTGGCAGGCCCCGACCATCCTCAACACGCACTTCTCGCAGGGTGACAAGGACGGCCTCGCCGCCCGCCTCATCCTTGAGCCGCTTGCCAACCTCAACTCCGACGGCACGCTGGATCCAGTGCTGGCCGAGGAAATCCCGACCCTGGAAAACGGCGGCGTCGCTGCCGACGGTATGAGCGTCACCTGGAAGCTCAAGCCGGACGTGGTCTGGTCGGACGGCGAGCCGTTCACCGCTGCGGACGTCGAGTTCACCTGGCAGTACGCGACCAACATTGATGTTGCTGCGACGACGTTCGCCAACTACGACACCATTTCGGAAGTCGAAGTCGTTGACGACCACACAGTGACCTTCAAGTACGCCGAGCCGAACCCGGCCTGGTTCACCGCCTTCGCCGGCTCATTCAATGGCTCAGTGCTGCCGAAGCACATCCTCGCTGACGTCCTCGGCGCGGAAGCCCGCAACGCGCCGTTC carries:
- a CDS encoding DUF6069 family protein, which codes for MEVGRAAAGHRGDAFPVSLLGPISSAVDTSSKLALIYLHIGAAATIIPLMGRTASRCLQA
- a CDS encoding TetR/AcrR family transcriptional regulator yields the protein MRATPRRQRSRTQPSLTEQARRAQIVAAAIETIVELGYPRASFAQIAKRAGLSSTGLISYHFTSKKDLDWAVVTEVYARLEAHMTIAMSDVSGPQAALVAYIEGLIDFMRRDPNALRAMVGVVMHGGVSYDAGSEIAATEGISAILEWGQREGVFRAFNVHVMATTIQRSLDGIPLAQSVDEHLDLDQYARELVMLFTLATQAQRI
- a CDS encoding VOC family protein; protein product: MAGWATGVTAITLFVEDIEATKRFYQEIFEQPLMFEDSVSAAFKFGDLIVNLLANSEAEGLIGPALVATAAGGSRIQLTITVEDVDAVCADLVRRGVALINGPMDRPWGIRTACFRDPAGHVWEVAS